The DNA sequence TGGCGCGAGCGGGTGGCAGCGGCCGGCGCCGCGCTCGGTTCGGGGGGACTCTCGACCAACACGAAAGTTAGGCTAACCTACCTTCCGCCGTGCTCGGCTCCCCCGAACGGCCCTCCCGCCGGGCCCTCGGACCCGGTCCTCACCGGCCCTGACCTGCCAGGACCCGGCGACTCCCCACCGGCAGCCCGGCTCCGCCCGCTCATGGCGCCGTACAGATCACAGCCCCCCGCAGCCCCTTACAGGCAGCCCCTTGCAGCCCTTAGAGCCCCAGCCTGGCCAGCGCCTTGCCCGCGTCCAGCCCGCACGAGCCGTCGCCCGCCTGGGTCCAGGCCGCCGCGCACAGCGCCCGCAGCCCGTCCATCGCACCGCTCGCGCCGTCCTCGCCGCGCAGCTCCAGCACGCCGTCCAGCGCCACCGCCGTCCACTCTCCGCAGCGGAACCCGCCCCCGTCGGCCGGCGCCACCTCCGGCTGCCCGGTCAGCAGCCCGCGCAGGTCCCGGTCCACGTACGTCGGCCGGTACTTCGGCTCGGCCCGCAGCAGCTGCGCCCCGTCCGTCACCCCGGTCAGCACCAGCAGCGAGTCCACGTCCCCGTTGAAGGCGCCCTCGATGTCGGTGTCCAGCCGGTCCCCGACGACCAGCGGCCGCTTGGCCCCGGTCCGCAGCACGGTCTCTCGGTGCATCGGGGGCAGCGGCTTGCCCGCCACCTGGGGTTCGGCGCCCGTGGCGATCCGTACGACCTCCACGGCGGCCCCGTTGCCCGGCGCGATGCCCCGCACTCCCGGGATCGTCAGGTCGGTGTTCGAGGCGTACCACGGCACCCCGCGGTTGATCGCGTACGAAGCCTCCGCGAACCGCCCCCACGGCAGATCGGGCCCCCCGTAACCCTGGACCACCGCCGCGAGCCCCTCCTCCTCGGCGGAGTCCACCGGCACCAGCCCGCGTTCGCGCAGCGCGACCCGCAGCCCCTCGCCGCCGATCACCAGCACCTTCGAACCGGGCTCCACCTGCTCGGCGATGAGACGGGCCACCGCCTGCGCGGAGGTGATCACCTCGCCGGCCTCCGTCGGGATGCCCAGCTCGCTCAGGTGCTCGGCGACCGCGTCCGGGGTGCGCAGCGCGTTGTTCGTCACGTACGCCAGGTGCATCCCGTCGGCCCGCGCCGCGGCGAGCGAGTCCACGGCGTGCGCGATGGCCTCCCCGCCCGCGTACACCACACCGTCGAGGTCCAGCAGGGCCGTGTCGTACGCCTGGTGCAGACTCCGCTCACTGCCGGCGGGAAGGGTCCTGCTCTGCCGCGTCATGGTGTCGGCTCCTCATGCGATCGATCTTGTCCGGTTTCCGTACTCCCCCGATCATCCCGCATGCCGAGACGGGTCTTAGGATTCATCAATGACCACATCTGGCACCGCGGACCACGGACTGCGCCTGATCCCGTTCCATGGCCTGCGCTATGTCCCCGAGCGCGTCGGCAGTCTGGCCGCCGTGACCTCGCCGCCGTACGACGTGGTCGTGCGCCCCGACGGACTCAACCACCTGGAGTCCGCCGACCCCCACAACATCGTCCGCCTGATCCTCCCGCAGGCCGACACCCCGGCCGCCCGCAACCAGCAGGCGGCGCACACCCTGCGCGACTGGCTCTCGGAGGGCATCCTCAGCGCCGACCCGGTACCCGCGCTCTACGTCTACGAGCAGCGCCGCGGCGAGCTGCTCCAGCGCGGGGTCATCGGGGCCCTCGCCCTCTCCACGGCCGAAGAGGGGATCGTCCTCCCCCACGAGGACGTCATGCCCCACGTGGTCACCGACCGCGCCGGCCTGATGCGCGCCACCTCCGCCAACCTCGAACCGCTCCTCCTGACCTACCTCGGCGACGATCCGGCGGCGGGCGCGGCAGCGGTCGTCGAGCGCACCGCCCACTCCACCCCGCTGTTCTCCACCACCACGGAGGACGGCTTCCAGCACCGGCTGTGGGCCATCACGGACCCCGCCGACCTGGCCGCGATCACCGCCGACCTGGGCGACCGCCAGGCCCTCATCGCCGACGGCCACCACCGCTGGGCGACGTACCTGCGCCTCCAGGAGGAGCACCGCTCCCCCACCCCCTGGGACTTCGGCCTGGTCCTCCTCGTCGACACCGCCCGCTACCCGCTCCAGGTCCGCGCGATCCACCGGCTGCTCAGGCGCCTGTCCCCCGCCGACGCCCTGGCCGCCCTCGACGGCCGCTTCCGGGTCCGCACCGTCGACGGCCCGCTGCCGGCCGCCATGGCGGCCCTGGCCGAGGCCGCGGAGCTCGGCAACGCCTTCCTGCTCACCGGCGACGGCACCTTCCACCTGGTGACCGACCCCGAGCCCGCCCTGATCGAGCGCACGGTCCGCGGCGACCGCCCCGAGGCCTGGCGCCGACTGGACGCCACGGTCCTCCACGCGACCCTGCTGGACACCCTCTGGGCGGTTCCCGACGCCCCCGAGCAGATCTCGTACATCCACGACACCGAGGCCACCGTCGAGATGGCGGAGCGCCTCGGCGGCACGGCCGTCCTGCTGCACCCCGTACGCGAGTCGGTCGTACGGGAACTGGCCCGCCAGGGCGTGACGATGCCCCGCAAGTCCACCTCCTTCGGCCCGAAGCCGGCCACCGGCCTGGTCCTGCGCAGCGTCGACTGACGGACCCCCGGAGCAACAAAAAAGGGCGGTACCCCCATCGGGGGTACCGCCCTTCTCAGCTCACTCAGCCGTCGTCGCGGACTCCGGCATCACGACGGTCGTCAACCTGACGGTCGTCCTCGTCCTCGTCCTCGTCCTCGTCGAGAACGACGACCTCGTCGGTGACGTCGACGTCGGCGTCGACATCTGCGTCACCTTCGTACTCGTCGTCGTCCTCGTCGTAGTACTCGGCTTGGTCGGAGGCGCGCTCGGCGGCCACGACCTCCGGGTCGTCGTCGTCCTCGTCGTCCTCGTCGTCGAACTCGGCCTCGAACTCCGGCTCGACCTCGTCCTCGTCCTCGTCCTCGTCCTGGTCCTCGACATCCACGTCCGAGTCGTCGGCGGAGGCGTCGACGAACTCGACGCCGTCCAGCTCGGCGAGGCGGTCGGAGGCGTCCGTGGCCCCGTCCTTGTCGGCCTCAAGGGTCTTGGCGAACCACTCGCGCGCCTCGTCCTCACGGCCGGCCGCCAGCAGGGCGTCGGCGTAGGCGTACCGCAGACGCGCGGTCCACGGCTGCACGGAGCTGGAGGCCAGCTCCGGGCTCTGCAGGGTCACGATGGCGGCGTCGAGCTGGTCCATGTCCCGGCGGGCACCGGCCGCGACCAGACGCATCTCGACCTGTCCGGCCTTGTCCAGCTTCTGCACCTCGGGCTCGCCGGCCATGGCCAGCGCCCGCTCCGGACGGCCGAGGCCGCGCTCGCAGTCGGCGATGACGGGCCACAGCTCGACCGAACCGGTCATCCGCTTGGCGGCGCGGAACTCCGCGATCGCCTCGGCGTACTTCTGGTTGGCGTACGCGGCGAAGCCGGCGGCCTCGCGCACGGCGGCGACACGGGAGGCCAGACGCAGGGCGATGCGCGAGTACGCGTACGCCTGCTCCGGGTCCTCGTCGATCAGCCGGGCCACCATGACCAGGTTCTTGGAGACTTCCTCGGCCAGCCCCTTGGGCAGGCTCAGCAGCTCCTGGCGGACGTCGGAGTCGATCTCGAAACCGGTGACGTCATCGTCGATCGGAAGCCGCTTGACCGGGTCCCGGTCCGCACGGAAGTCACGGTCGCCACCCCGGTCGTCACGCCCGCGGAACCCACCACGGTCGCCACCACGGTCGTCACGACGCGGGTACGAGGGACGGTCGCCACCGCGGTCATCGCGACCGCCGCGGAAGCCACCACGGTCGTCGTCCCGACGCGGGTACGACGGACGGTCCCCACCAGAGGGACGGTCGTCACGACGGGGGTACGAGGGACGGTCGCCACCGCGGTCATCGCGACCGCCGCGGAACCCACCACGGTCGTCGTCCCGACGCGGGTAGGACGGACGGTCCCCACCAGAGGGACGGTCGTCACGACGCGGGTACGAGGGACGGTCGCCACCGCGGTCATCGCGACCGCCGCGGAACCCACCACGGTCGTCATCGCGACGGGGGTAGGAGGGACGGTCGCCACCGGAGGGGCGGTCGTCACGACGCGGGTACGACGGGCGGTCGCCGCGGTCGTTGCCGCGGAAGCCGCCACCGGTGGGACGGTCGCCCCGGTCGTTCCCGCGGAAGCCGCCACCGGTGGGGCGGTCGCCACCACGGTCGTCGCGACGCGGGAAGGAGGGACGGTCGCCACCGCGGTCATCGCGACCGCCGCGGAACCCACCACGGTCGTCATCCCGACGCGGGTACGACGGACGGTCTCCACGGTCGTTGCCGCGGAAGCCGCCACCGGTGGGACGGTCGCCCCGGTCGTTCCCGCGGAAGCCGCCACCGGTGGGGCGGTCGCCACCACGGTCGTCGCGACGCGGGTACGAGGGGCGGTCGCCGCCGCCGGAGGGACGGTCGTCCCGACGGGGGAAGGACGGGCGGTCCCCACCAGAGGGCCGGTCGTCACGACGCGGGTACGACGGACGGTCACCGCGGTCGTTACCGCGGAAGCCACCACGGTCGTCATCGCGACGGAAGCCACCGCCGGAGGGACGGTCACCGCCACCGGAGGGGCGGTCGTCACGACGCGGGTACGACGGACGGTCGCCGCGGTCGTTGCCGCGGAAGCCGCCACCGGTGGGACGGTCGCCACCACGGTCGTCGCGACGCGGGAAGGAGGGACGGTCGCCACCGCGGTCGTCACGACCGCCGCGGAACCCACCACGGTCGTCATCCCGACGCGGGTACGACGGACGGTCTCCACGGTCGTTACCGCGGAAGCCACCACCGGAAGGACGGTCACCCCGGTCGTTCCCACGGAAACCACCACCGGACGGGCGGTCGCCACCGCCGGAGGGACGGTCATCGCGACGCGGGTACGACGGACGGTCGCCACCGCCGGCCGGACGGCCGCCACGGTCATCGCGACGGAAGCCGCCGCCGGAGGGACGGTCACCGCCACCGGAGGGACGGTCATCGCGACGCGGGTACGAGGGACGGTCGCCACCGCCCGCCGGACGGCCGCCACGGTCGTCACGGCGGAAGCCACCGCCGGAGGGACGGTCACCGCCACCGGAGGGACGGTCATCGCGACGGAACGGCGGACGCTCGCCGCCACGGTCGTCACGGCCCCCGCGGTAGCCGCCCCTGTCACCGCCGTCGTTGCGCCGAGGCTCGCGCTCCGGACGATCGTCGGGAGAGTTGGACATGGGTGTGACTCCTGTCTTCGGGGTACCGCTAGTCATTCTCGCGCAACCAACCCATGGCCGCGCTTCGGCGTAAAGATCTGGAAAACAAAAAAGACCCCTGCTCCAGCGTTGAACGCTGGACCAGGGGTCCTTTGAAAAATTGTTCGGCGGTGTCCTACTCTCCCACAGGGTCCCCCCTGCAGTACCATCGGCGCTGAAAGGCTTAGCTTCCGGGTTCGGAATGTAACCGGGCGTTTCCCTAACGCTATGACCACCGAAACCCTAATCGGTTTCGAGCGAACAAGCACACTTTGTAGTTATGTTCTAGCTCTAGAAACCAGCAACCGTTCGTTGCTTCAGAACTAACACAGTGGACGCGAGCAACTGAGGACAAGCCCTCGGCCTATTAGTACCAGTCAGCTCCACCCGTTACCGGGCTTCCACATCTGGCCTATCAACCCAGTCGTCTACTGGGAGCCTTACCCTCTCAAGGAGGTGGGAATACTCATCTTGAAGCAGGCTTCCCGCTTAGATGCTTTCAGCGGTTATCCCTCCCGAACGTAGCCAACCAGCCATGCCCTTGGCAGGACAACTGGCACACCAGAGGTTCGTCCGTCCCGGTCCTCTCGTACTAGGGACAGCCCTTCTCAATATTCCTACGCGCACAGCGGATAGGGACCGAACTGTCTCACGACGTTCTAAACCCAGCTCGCGTACCGCTTTAATGGGCGAACAGCCCAACCCTTGGGACCGACTCCAGCCCCAGGATGCGACGAGCCGACATCGAGGTGCCAAACCATCCCGTCGATATGGACTCTTGGGGAAGATCAGCCTGTTATCCCCGGGGTACCTTTTATCCGTTGAGCGACGGCGCTTCCACAAGCCACCGCCGGATCACTAGTCCCGACTTTCGTCCCTGCTCGACCCGTCGGTCTCACAGTCAAGCTCCCTTGTGCACTTACACTCAACACCTGATTGCCAACCAGGCTGAGGGAACCTTTGGGCGCCTCCGTTACTTTTTGGGAGGCAACCGCCCCAGTTAAACTACCCATCAGACACTGTCCCTGATCCGGATCACGGACCGAGGTTAGACATCCAGCACGACCAGAGTGGTATTTCAACGACGACTCCACAACCACTGGCGTGGCCGCTTCAAAGTCTCCCACCTATCCTACACAAGCCGAACCGAACACCAATATCAAACTATAGTAAAGGTCCCGGGGTCTTTCCGTCCTGCTGCGCGAAACGAGCATCTTTACTCGTAGTGCAATTTCACCGGGCCTATGGTTGAGACAGTCGAGAAGTCGTTACGCCATTCGTGCAGGTCGGAACTTACCCGACAAGGAATTTCGCTACCTTAGGATGGTTATAGTTACCACCGCCGTTTACTGGCGCTTAAGTTCTCAGCTTCGCCACACCGAAATGTGACTAACCGGTCCCCTTAACGTTCCAGCACCGGGCAGGCGTCAGTCCGTATACATCGCCTTACGGCTTCGCACGGACCTGTGTTTTTAGTAAACAGTCGCTTCTCGCTGGTCTCTGCGGCCACCCCCAGCTCACGGAGTAAATCCGATCACCAGTGATGGCCCCCCTTCTCCCGAAGTTACGGGGGCATTTTGCCGAGTTCCTTAACCATAGTTCACCCGAACGCCTCGGTATTCTCTACCTGACCACCTGAGTCGGTTTAGGGTACGGGCCGCCATGAAACTCGCTAGAGGCTTTTCTCGACAGCATAGGATCATCCACTTCACCACAATCGGCTCGGCATCAGGTCTCAGCCTTATATGAGGGACGGATTTGCCTACCCCTCGGCCTACACCCTTACCCCGGGACTACCACCGCCCGGGCTGGACTACCTTCCTGCGTCACCCCATCGCTTACCTACTACAAGTCTGGTTCGCCGGCTCCACCACTTTCCTTTCCCCGAAGGGTCCGGAACGGCTTCACGGGCTTAGCATCGCCTGATTCGATATTGGGCGTTTCAAAGCGGGTACCGGAATATCAACCGGTTGTCCATCGACTACGCCTGTCGGCCTCGCCTTAGGTCCCGACTTACCCTGGGCAGATCAGCTTGACCCAGGAACCCTTAGTCAATCGGCGCACACGTTTCTCACGTGTGTATCGCTACTCATGCCTGCATTCTCACTCGTGAACCGTCCACAACTAGCTTCCGCTGCTGCTTCACCCGGCACACGACGCTCCCCTACCCATCACAGCGGGCGTTGGCCCTATTGCTGCAATGACACGACTTCGGCGGTACGCTTGAGCCCCGCTACATTGTCGGCGCGGAATCACTTGACCAGTGAGCTATTACGCACTCTTTCAAGGGTGGCTGCTTCTAAGCCAACCTCCTGGTTGTCTCTGCGACTCCACATCCTTTCCCACTTAGCGTACGCTTAGGGGCCTTAGTCGATGCTCTGGGCTGTTTCCCTCTCGACCATGGAGCTTATCCCCCACAGTCTCACTGCCACGCTCTCACTTACCGGCATTCGGAGTTTGGCTAAGGTCAGTAACCCGGTAGGGCCCATCGCCTATCCAGTGCTCTACCTCCGGCAAGAAACACGTGACGCTGCACCTAAATGCATTTCGGGGAGAACCAGCTATCACGGAGTTTGATTGGCCTTTCACCCCTAACCACAGGTCATCCCCCAGGTTTTCAACCCTGGTGGGTTCGGTCCTCCACGAAGTCTTACCTCCGCTTCAACCTGCCCATGGCTAGATCACT is a window from the Streptomyces sp. NBC_01244 genome containing:
- a CDS encoding HAD-IIA family hydrolase, coding for MTRQSRTLPAGSERSLHQAYDTALLDLDGVVYAGGEAIAHAVDSLAAARADGMHLAYVTNNALRTPDAVAEHLSELGIPTEAGEVITSAQAVARLIAEQVEPGSKVLVIGGEGLRVALRERGLVPVDSAEEEGLAAVVQGYGGPDLPWGRFAEASYAINRGVPWYASNTDLTIPGVRGIAPGNGAAVEVVRIATGAEPQVAGKPLPPMHRETVLRTGAKRPLVVGDRLDTDIEGAFNGDVDSLLVLTGVTDGAQLLRAEPKYRPTYVDRDLRGLLTGQPEVAPADGGGFRCGEWTAVALDGVLELRGEDGASGAMDGLRALCAAAWTQAGDGSCGLDAGKALARLGL
- a CDS encoding DUF1015 domain-containing protein — encoded protein: MTTSGTADHGLRLIPFHGLRYVPERVGSLAAVTSPPYDVVVRPDGLNHLESADPHNIVRLILPQADTPAARNQQAAHTLRDWLSEGILSADPVPALYVYEQRRGELLQRGVIGALALSTAEEGIVLPHEDVMPHVVTDRAGLMRATSANLEPLLLTYLGDDPAAGAAAVVERTAHSTPLFSTTTEDGFQHRLWAITDPADLAAITADLGDRQALIADGHHRWATYLRLQEEHRSPTPWDFGLVLLVDTARYPLQVRAIHRLLRRLSPADALAALDGRFRVRTVDGPLPAAMAALAEAAELGNAFLLTGDGTFHLVTDPEPALIERTVRGDRPEAWRRLDATVLHATLLDTLWAVPDAPEQISYIHDTEATVEMAERLGGTAVLLHPVRESVVRELARQGVTMPRKSTSFGPKPATGLVLRSVD